CCCCCTTGCGCGGGGGTGACGTGGCCGTTCGACTGGAGTTGCACGTGGCCGGGCGCATCGAAGACTACGCACTCATCGGAGACATGCAGACCGCCGCACTGGTCTGCCGGGACGGCACGGTGGACTGGCTGTGCCTGCCCCGCTTCGACTCGCATGCCATCTTCGCCGGCCTGCTGGGCACCGAGGAGCACGGCTTCTGGCGGCTCGGCCCGGCGCACGCGGCCGACTCCCAGCCGCCCACGGCGGCCCGCCGCGGCTACCGGGGCGACTCGCTGATCCTGGAATCGGAGTGGGACACCCCGCGCGGCACCGTCCGCGTGACCGATTTCATGCCCCCGCGCGACGGCGCCCCCCAGCTGATCCGGATCGTGGAGGGCGTCACCGGCCGGGTGCCGATGCGCTCGGCGCTGCGGATGCGCTTCTCCTACGGCCGGGTCGTGCCCTGGGTGCACAAGCACGAGGGCCGCACGGTCGCCGTCGCCGGGCCCGACTCCGTGTGGTTCGACACCGATGTCGAGACCTACGGGAAGTCGCTGACCACCTACGCGGACTTCACGGTCGCCCCCGGTGACCGGATCGCGTTCACGGTCTCCTGGGAGCCCTCGCACAAGGAGCCGCCCGCCCTGCCCGAGCCGGAGCAGTCGCTGGAGGCGACCGAGCACTTCTGGCGCGAGTGGGTGGAGCAGTGCACGTACCACGGCCCGTACCGGGAGGCGGTGATCCGCTCCCTGATCACGCTGAAGGCACTGACCTACGCGCCCACCGGCGGCATCGTCGCCGCCCCCACCACCTCGCTGCCCGAGGACATCGGCGGCGTACGCAACTGGGACTACCGCTACACCTGGCTGCGCGACGCGGCGATCACCCTGTCCTCGCTGCTGCGCACCGGCTACCGCGAGGAGGCGCGCGCCTGGCGCGAGTGGCTGCTGCGGGCGGTCGCGGGCGACCCGGAGAACCTCCAGATCATGTACGGCATCGCGGGCGAGCGCGAGCTGGGCGAGGCCGAGCTGGACTGGCTGCCGGGCTACGAGGGCTCGGCCCCGGTCCGGGTCGGCAACGGCGCGGCCCACCAGCTCCAGCTGGACGTGTACGGCGAGGTCACCGAGGCCCTGCACCTGGCCCACATGACGGGCCTGGCCCGCAACGACTACGCGTCCCTGCTCCAGCTGAAGCTGATCCGCTACCTGGAGGACCACTGGCAGGAGCCGGACGAGGGCATCTGGGAGGTGCGCGGCCCGCGCCGGCACTTCGTGCACTCCAAGGTGATGGCCTGGGTCGCGGTGGACCGCACCATCAAGCTGATCGAGTCCGGGGACGCGGACGGCCCGCTGGAGCGCTGGCGCGAACTGCGCGACGACATCCACCGGGACGTGTGCGAGAAGGGCTACGACAAGGAGCGCAACACCTTCACCCAGTCCTACGGCTCCAAGGAGCTGGACGCCTCCCTGCTGCTGATCCCGCAGATGGGCTTCCTGCCCCCGGACGACAAGCGCGTCATCGGCACCATCGAGGCGATCCAGCGCGAGCTGTCCACCTCCGACGGCTTCATCCTGCGCTACCCGACCGAGGGCCAGGACGAGGGCGTCGACGGCCTCCCCGGCGACGAGGGCGCCTTCCTGGCGTGCTCGTTCTGGATGGCCGACGACCTGGCGATGATCGGCCGCGTGGACGAGGCCCGCAAGCTCTTCGAGAAGCTGCTCGCCCTGCGCAACGACCTCGGTCTGCTCGCGGAGGAATGGGACCCCCGCCTCAAGCGCCAGGTGGGCAACTTCCCGCAGGCGTTCAGCCACGTGCCGCTGATCGACACGGCGCTGCGGCTGACGGCTTCGGGGGCGTACGGCGGCTGACGGCCGTGCCCTGACGCGCCCCGGGGTGCCACGCTGGAAACCGTGGCACCCCGCTCGAAGGCGCGCACGGCCCTCGCCGCACTCCGCGAGGACCTGCTCGGCGACGTCCTCGCGCCCGAAGACCCCGGCTACGACGAAGCCCGGGCCGTCTTCAACGCGGTGACCGACCGGCGGCCGGCCGTGATCGCGCGGTGCGCGCACCCGGCCGACGTGGTCCGCGCGGTGCGCTTCGCACGCGATCTGGACCTGCCGGTGGCGGTCCGCGGCGGCGGTCACGACCTCGGCGGCTCCGCGCTCGGTGACAACGCGCTCGTGGTGGACCTGTCGCGGATGCGAAAGGTCACGGTCGATCCGGCCGCGCAGGCGGTCCGGGTCGGGGGCGGGGCCACGACGGGCGATCTGGACCGGGCGGCCCGGCCGTACGGCCTCGCGACGACGGGGTCCCGGGCCTCCGGCGCCGGGGTCGGCGGATTCGTGCTCGGCGGCGGCTCCGGGTGGCTGGAGCGCGCCTTCGGGACGGCCGTGGACGGCCTCGTCGCCGTCGAGCTGGTGAGCGCGGACGCGGAGCGGCTGCGCGCGAGCCCCGACGACGACCCGGAGCTGTTCTGGGCGCTGCACGGCGGGGGCGGCAACTTCGGCGTCGCCACCGCGCTCACCCTGGAACTGCACGAACTTCCGCGTTTCAGCCTGGCGTTGACGCTGTGTCCGGCGGAGTCGGGGCCCCGGGTGGTGCGCGCCTTCCGGGAGGTCCTGGGCACCGCCCCGGACGCGGTGGGCGGAGCAGTGCTGTATCTCACCGGCCCGCCACCGGAGTTGGTGCCGCCCGGCCTGGCGGGCAGGCGGCTGTGCGCGGCGCTGCTGACCTGCGCGGGCGGCACGGAGGAACTGCGCGCCCTGGCGGCGCCGTTGCGGGCGCTGCCGCACGAGGCACACCTGCTGGGCGAGGTGCCGTACGCCGACGCGCAGCGCCTGCTCGACATCCCGCCGGGGCTGCGCGGCCACGGCTCGGCGGAGTGCCTCGGCGCGCTGCCGGACGCGGCGGTCGACGTCTTCTGCGCCCTCGGTGCGGACATGCCGGCCCTGCCCGGTACCCGGCTGGCGCTGTTCCCGCTGGGCGGGGCGGTCGCGGCCGGCGCACACGCGTACCCGGTGGCGTACCGGGACGCGCCCTGGCTGGTGCACCCGCTAGCCGTCTGGGCGGACCCGGCCGACGACGAGCGGTGCACGAGCTGGGTGCGGCGGGTGCGCACCGCCGCAGCGCCGTGGAGCACCGGGGCCGTCTGTCCGAACCTGATCGGCGACGAGGGCCCCGAGCGGGTCCGGGCGGGCCTCGGCGCGGGGAACACGCTGCGGCTGGAGAAGGTGAAACGGCGCTACGACCCGGACAACGTCTTCCGCTTCAACCACAACATCAGGCCCGTCTAGCGGCGGCGTTCCGGCCAACCCGCCCGGCCACAGCACCGGCCGGAAGATTCTCTTCGGGCGTTTTCGCAGGTAGCGTCCGCAGCATGGACAGCGGTACGGACAGCAGGCCCGAGGCGCAGGGCGCGGGGATCACCGTTCAACGGGCCCTGGAGCTGCCCGGGCTGCGCAGCGGGCTGCCGGAGATCCTGGCGGGCGCGGACCGGCTCGGCCGCA
This Streptomyces misionensis DNA region includes the following protein-coding sequences:
- a CDS encoding FAD-binding oxidoreductase; this encodes MAPRSKARTALAALREDLLGDVLAPEDPGYDEARAVFNAVTDRRPAVIARCAHPADVVRAVRFARDLDLPVAVRGGGHDLGGSALGDNALVVDLSRMRKVTVDPAAQAVRVGGGATTGDLDRAARPYGLATTGSRASGAGVGGFVLGGGSGWLERAFGTAVDGLVAVELVSADAERLRASPDDDPELFWALHGGGGNFGVATALTLELHELPRFSLALTLCPAESGPRVVRAFREVLGTAPDAVGGAVLYLTGPPPELVPPGLAGRRLCAALLTCAGGTEELRALAAPLRALPHEAHLLGEVPYADAQRLLDIPPGLRGHGSAECLGALPDAAVDVFCALGADMPALPGTRLALFPLGGAVAAGAHAYPVAYRDAPWLVHPLAVWADPADDERCTSWVRRVRTAAAPWSTGAVCPNLIGDEGPERVRAGLGAGNTLRLEKVKRRYDPDNVFRFNHNIRPV
- a CDS encoding glycoside hydrolase family 15 protein codes for the protein MAGRIEDYALIGDMQTAALVCRDGTVDWLCLPRFDSHAIFAGLLGTEEHGFWRLGPAHAADSQPPTAARRGYRGDSLILESEWDTPRGTVRVTDFMPPRDGAPQLIRIVEGVTGRVPMRSALRMRFSYGRVVPWVHKHEGRTVAVAGPDSVWFDTDVETYGKSLTTYADFTVAPGDRIAFTVSWEPSHKEPPALPEPEQSLEATEHFWREWVEQCTYHGPYREAVIRSLITLKALTYAPTGGIVAAPTTSLPEDIGGVRNWDYRYTWLRDAAITLSSLLRTGYREEARAWREWLLRAVAGDPENLQIMYGIAGERELGEAELDWLPGYEGSAPVRVGNGAAHQLQLDVYGEVTEALHLAHMTGLARNDYASLLQLKLIRYLEDHWQEPDEGIWEVRGPRRHFVHSKVMAWVAVDRTIKLIESGDADGPLERWRELRDDIHRDVCEKGYDKERNTFTQSYGSKELDASLLLIPQMGFLPPDDKRVIGTIEAIQRELSTSDGFILRYPTEGQDEGVDGLPGDEGAFLACSFWMADDLAMIGRVDEARKLFEKLLALRNDLGLLAEEWDPRLKRQVGNFPQAFSHVPLIDTALRLTASGAYGG